The Methanothermobacter sp. genome includes a window with the following:
- the iorA gene encoding indolepyruvate ferredoxin oxidoreductase subunit alpha — MELDDILDARRGDRLFLLGNEAAVRAAIESGVGVASTYPGTPSSEIGNVLSKIAKRAGIYFEFSINEKVALEVAAAAAASGVRSFTFMKHVGLNVASDSFMSVAYTGVRAGMVVLSADDPSMFSSQNEQDNRHYARLAWVPLLEPSNPQEILEYMNHAFELSEEYRIPVLLRTTTRVSHMRGVVEAGERRKEPVNGFFRKNPEQFVPVPATARAMRRELVEKMKKLKKVADTSELNRVLNEGSESDLGIIASGGAFNYVYDALQTLGLDVPVLKLGFTYPFPAGLVAEFLSGLEGVLVVEEVDPVMEKEVLAVAASEGLDVGVHGKLDGTLPEIYEYSEDIVRRAISGLTGIKSHEKGIEAPELPERPPALCSGCPHRAMYYSVRRAASELGIEGEDLIFPTDIGCYTLGIEPPYSAADYLLSMGSSVGTACGFSAATSQRIVSFIGDSTFFHAGIPPLINAVHNRQRFVLVILDNRTTAMTGGQPHPGLPVDGMGEEAPAISIEDIARACGVEFVETVNPMNIRRSSETIRRALQHESVAVVISRYPCMLSEGAVRGRPVRVDEEKCDLCLECLSELACPAMVEEDGRVFIDPIYCRGCTVCLQICPAGAIKPEGKR; from the coding sequence ATGGAACTGGATGATATCCTTGACGCCAGAAGGGGCGATAGATTATTCTTACTTGGTAACGAGGCAGCGGTGAGGGCTGCAATAGAGTCGGGGGTTGGTGTTGCAAGCACCTACCCTGGAACACCCTCATCCGAGATAGGGAATGTCCTATCAAAGATTGCAAAGAGGGCAGGAATCTACTTTGAATTCTCAATAAATGAGAAGGTGGCACTTGAAGTCGCAGCAGCAGCTGCTGCATCAGGGGTCCGTTCATTCACATTCATGAAGCATGTGGGGCTGAATGTTGCATCAGACTCATTCATGAGTGTCGCATACACCGGTGTGAGGGCAGGGATGGTTGTTCTATCTGCAGATGACCCCTCAATGTTCTCATCACAGAATGAACAGGATAACAGGCACTATGCACGCCTCGCATGGGTTCCACTCCTCGAACCCTCAAATCCACAGGAGATCCTTGAATACATGAATCATGCCTTTGAACTCTCTGAGGAATACAGGATACCGGTACTTTTAAGGACCACAACCAGGGTCTCACACATGAGGGGAGTTGTGGAGGCCGGCGAGAGAAGGAAAGAACCTGTGAATGGATTTTTCAGGAAGAATCCAGAGCAGTTTGTACCGGTACCTGCAACCGCAAGGGCTATGCGCAGGGAACTTGTTGAGAAAATGAAGAAGCTTAAAAAGGTTGCAGACACCTCAGAACTGAACAGAGTACTCAATGAGGGCTCTGAATCGGATCTGGGAATAATTGCATCTGGAGGGGCTTTCAACTATGTATACGATGCACTCCAGACGCTTGGACTTGATGTCCCAGTCCTAAAACTGGGATTCACCTACCCATTCCCTGCGGGACTTGTTGCCGAGTTTCTCTCTGGACTTGAAGGTGTGCTTGTTGTTGAGGAGGTGGACCCTGTAATGGAGAAGGAGGTCCTTGCAGTCGCGGCATCGGAGGGCCTTGATGTGGGGGTTCATGGAAAACTGGATGGCACACTCCCTGAGATATATGAGTACAGTGAGGACATAGTTAGAAGGGCCATTTCAGGACTCACAGGAATCAAAAGCCATGAAAAGGGAATAGAAGCGCCTGAGTTACCTGAAAGACCCCCTGCACTCTGCTCCGGATGTCCCCACAGGGCAATGTACTATTCGGTGAGGAGGGCCGCCTCGGAACTAGGTATTGAGGGGGAGGATCTCATATTCCCCACCGATATCGGGTGCTACACCCTGGGGATAGAGCCCCCCTACTCTGCAGCAGATTACCTCCTCAGCATGGGGTCCAGTGTGGGTACCGCCTGCGGGTTTTCGGCTGCAACATCCCAGAGGATAGTTTCCTTCATAGGGGATTCAACCTTTTTCCATGCAGGTATACCGCCACTCATAAATGCTGTCCACAACAGGCAGAGATTCGTTCTGGTTATACTGGATAACAGGACAACCGCAATGACAGGTGGACAGCCACACCCTGGGCTCCCGGTTGATGGGATGGGAGAGGAGGCCCCAGCCATATCCATAGAGGATATCGCCAGGGCCTGCGGTGTTGAATTTGTGGAGACCGTTAACCCCATGAACATAAGGAGATCCTCTGAAACCATCAGGAGGGCCCTTCAGCACGAATCTGTGGCCGTGGTTATATCCAGATACCCCTGCATGTTATCTGAGGGCGCTGTCCGCGGAAGGCCGGTGAGGGTTGATGAGGAGAAATGTGACCTCTGTCTTGAATGTCTCAGTGAACTTGCCTGTCCAGCGATGGTTGAGGAGGATGGAAGGGTCTTCATAGATCCCATCTACTGCAGGGGCTGTACAGTATGCCTTCAGATATGTCCAGCAGGAGCCATAAAACCGGAGGGAAAAAGATGA